From Pedobacter indicus, a single genomic window includes:
- a CDS encoding glutamine synthetase III family protein, translated as MNNLRFDAVETVLSREKIDFVIPKGKPSSFYGQNVFGIKKMKDFLPKNAYEKLLNAVEGNDVIDRDLAEHISQAIKGWAIANGATHYTHWFQPLTGSTAEKHDAFFEPDNEGVAIEKFTADALIQQEPDASSFPNGGIRNTFEARGYTGWDPTSPAFLFETAAGKTLCIPTVFLSYTGEALDYKAPLLKSLNALDKAATDVCQYFSKSVTRVSASLGIEQEYFLVDLSLFNARPDLLLTGRTLFGHMSAKGQQLDDHYFGSIPERVMAFMVDLENEALKLGIPLKTRHNEVAPSQFECAPMYEEMNLAIDHNQLLLNIMEQVALRHKFKVLIHEKPYADINGSGKHNNWSLITSTGVNLLSPGKTPKTNLMFLTFFVNTIKAVYEYNDLMRASIASASNDHRLGANEAPPAIISIFIGSQLSDMLDEVETPRIAKIVKAESMLWHGIPKIPELNLDNTDRNRTSPFAFTGNKFEFRAVGSSSNCASSMTVLNAIVADQLIKFKTEVDKLIAKGTKKDLALLNVIRKYIKQSKNIRFEGNGYSKEWEIEAEKRGLSNIKTTPKALDVYTEEKSVKLFESLGILNRRESIARHEILLESYYKKIQIEARVIGEIVNSMLAPASITYLNELIENVKGLKDLGLPKESYSSQLNLVERISSLINNILELTEEMRQERKKANTIEDIRERAIAYDEKVKVYFDQIRYHINKLEQIVDDNKWPVPKLRELLFVK; from the coding sequence ATGAACAACCTAAGGTTCGATGCAGTAGAAACTGTTTTATCACGTGAAAAAATCGACTTTGTTATTCCCAAAGGAAAACCGTCAAGCTTTTATGGACAGAATGTTTTTGGTATTAAGAAGATGAAGGACTTCTTACCCAAAAATGCATATGAAAAACTTTTAAACGCCGTAGAAGGTAACGATGTAATTGACCGTGATCTGGCCGAACATATTTCCCAAGCTATTAAAGGCTGGGCAATTGCCAACGGTGCCACTCATTATACACACTGGTTTCAACCCTTAACAGGAAGCACAGCTGAAAAGCACGATGCGTTCTTCGAACCTGACAATGAAGGTGTCGCCATAGAAAAATTTACGGCAGACGCATTGATTCAACAAGAACCAGATGCCTCTAGCTTCCCTAACGGTGGAATCAGAAATACATTTGAAGCCCGTGGATATACGGGTTGGGACCCAACCTCACCTGCTTTTCTGTTTGAGACCGCAGCTGGAAAGACACTTTGTATACCAACCGTATTCCTATCCTATACCGGTGAAGCTTTAGACTACAAAGCTCCTTTATTAAAGTCGCTCAACGCGCTGGACAAAGCAGCAACGGATGTTTGTCAGTATTTCAGTAAAAGCGTTACCCGGGTTTCAGCATCATTAGGAATTGAACAAGAGTACTTCTTGGTTGATCTTTCTCTATTCAACGCACGGCCAGACCTTCTCTTGACAGGAAGAACCTTGTTTGGTCATATGTCGGCAAAAGGTCAGCAGCTTGATGATCATTATTTTGGATCCATACCCGAGCGTGTGATGGCCTTTATGGTTGATCTTGAAAATGAAGCATTAAAGCTCGGAATACCCTTAAAAACCCGGCATAACGAAGTAGCACCGTCGCAGTTCGAGTGTGCTCCTATGTATGAAGAAATGAATTTGGCGATTGACCATAATCAGCTTCTTCTAAACATCATGGAGCAGGTCGCACTACGCCATAAATTTAAAGTCCTTATCCACGAGAAGCCATATGCTGACATTAACGGATCAGGCAAACATAACAACTGGTCATTAATTACCAGCACCGGAGTAAACCTGTTATCACCCGGCAAGACTCCGAAAACCAATTTGATGTTCCTGACCTTCTTTGTCAACACGATCAAAGCCGTATATGAGTATAATGACCTCATGAGAGCATCAATAGCTTCAGCTAGCAATGATCATCGTTTGGGTGCAAACGAAGCGCCGCCAGCCATTATATCAATCTTTATTGGAAGCCAATTAAGCGATATGCTGGATGAGGTTGAAACTCCGAGGATAGCGAAAATCGTAAAGGCTGAAAGCATGCTATGGCATGGTATTCCGAAAATACCTGAGTTAAACCTGGACAATACAGACCGTAACCGCACCTCCCCTTTTGCATTCACAGGCAACAAATTCGAATTCAGAGCTGTAGGCTCTTCGTCTAACTGTGCAAGCTCCATGACGGTGCTCAATGCAATTGTGGCTGATCAACTTATCAAATTCAAAACAGAAGTTGATAAGTTGATTGCAAAAGGAACGAAAAAGGATCTAGCCCTCCTAAATGTAATCCGTAAGTACATCAAGCAATCTAAGAACATACGTTTTGAAGGCAACGGTTATAGCAAAGAATGGGAGATTGAAGCAGAAAAAAGAGGCCTCTCGAATATAAAAACTACACCAAAAGCCCTTGACGTTTATACCGAGGAAAAATCAGTGAAGCTTTTTGAATCGCTCGGAATCCTCAACCGACGTGAATCCATCGCCCGTCATGAAATTTTACTGGAAAGCTATTATAAAAAGATTCAAATCGAGGCGCGTGTCATCGGTGAAATTGTCAATAGCATGCTCGCTCCGGCATCAATCACCTACTTAAATGAGCTTATTGAAAATGTCAAAGGTCTAAAAGACCTGGGACTTCCAAAAGAGTCCTATAGCTCCCAACTGAACCTGGTAGAACGGATTTCCTCTTTAATTAATAATATTTTAGAGCTTACCGAAGAAATGCGTCAGGAACGGAAAAAAGCCAACACGATCGAGGATATCCGTGAACGCGCGATTGCCTATGATGAAAAGGTTAAGGTATATTTCGATCAGATTCGCTACCATATCAACAAACTGGAGCAAATTGTAGACGATAACAAATGGCCTGTACCAAAGCTACGCGAGCTTTTATTCGTTAAATAA
- a CDS encoding AIR synthase related protein, translating into MSDLKYNQRGVSAGKEDVHNAIKNIDKGLFPQAFCKIIPDILGNDEAYCNIMHADGAGTKSSLAYLYWRETGDTSVWKGIAQDAIIMNLDDLLCVGATDNILLSSTIGRNKNLIPGEVIAEIINGTEEILHELRELGIGIYSTGGETADVGDLVRTIIVDSTVTCRMKRSDVISNHTIQEGDVIVGLASFGQANYESEYNGGMGSNGLTSARHDVFSKENASQYPESYNPSIPSNLVFSGSRSLTDPIDIGEGKTVTAGKLVLSPTRTYAPVIKKILDSHRADIHGMVHCSGGAQTKVLHFIEKLHVIKNNLFPLPPLFKLIQEESGTDWQEMYKVFNMGHRMEIYIPSHLAEEIIQISESFGIPAQTIGYVKGADSKKVTIESEFGTFTY; encoded by the coding sequence ATGTCTGATTTAAAATATAACCAACGCGGCGTATCCGCTGGCAAAGAAGATGTGCATAATGCCATCAAAAACATAGATAAAGGTTTGTTCCCTCAAGCGTTTTGTAAAATTATTCCAGATATTCTCGGAAACGATGAGGCATACTGCAATATTATGCATGCAGACGGAGCCGGAACGAAATCCTCCCTAGCCTACCTCTATTGGAGGGAAACCGGCGATACCAGCGTTTGGAAAGGGATTGCACAAGATGCTATTATTATGAACCTGGATGATCTTCTTTGTGTTGGTGCAACAGACAATATCTTATTGTCTTCTACTATTGGAAGAAATAAGAACCTGATACCTGGCGAAGTTATCGCAGAGATCATCAACGGAACAGAAGAGATTCTACATGAACTTCGGGAACTTGGTATCGGAATTTATTCTACAGGTGGTGAAACCGCCGATGTAGGCGACTTGGTGCGCACCATCATTGTAGACTCCACGGTAACCTGCAGAATGAAACGCTCCGATGTTATTTCGAATCATACAATTCAGGAAGGTGATGTCATCGTCGGACTCGCCTCTTTCGGGCAGGCTAACTATGAAAGTGAATATAACGGCGGTATGGGGTCAAATGGATTGACTTCTGCTCGCCACGATGTCTTTTCAAAAGAAAATGCCTCACAGTACCCTGAAAGCTATAACCCTTCCATTCCTTCCAATCTGGTTTTTTCAGGCAGCCGATCGCTTACTGACCCAATCGATATTGGAGAAGGAAAAACGGTTACAGCAGGGAAATTAGTCTTATCGCCCACTCGCACATACGCACCGGTCATCAAAAAAATCTTGGATTCTCACCGTGCAGACATTCACGGCATGGTGCATTGTAGTGGTGGCGCGCAAACCAAAGTATTGCATTTTATAGAGAAGCTCCATGTCATCAAGAATAATTTATTCCCCCTACCCCCTCTTTTCAAGTTAATCCAAGAAGAGTCAGGAACGGATTGGCAAGAAATGTATAAAGTCTTCAATATGGGTCATCGAATGGAAATCTATATTCCCAGTCACCTGGCTGAGGAAATTATCCAGATTTCTGAAAGTTTTGGAATTCCTGCGCAGACGATTGGTTATGTAAAAGGGGCAGATTCTAAGAAAGTGACCATCGAGAGCGAGTTCGGCACGTTTACATATTAG
- a CDS encoding NAD(P)/FAD-dependent oxidoreductase, producing METKTERVVIVGGGFAGVNLLKKLANDPQFEIILVDKNNYHFFPPLIYQVSTAFIENSNISYPFRRMFQNMNNVRFHMGSLLNVNHEENTIETSSGTLSYDYLVLALGTETNYFGMENVKQHALPMKTIRDALKLRDHLLLMMEKAVRAKNKFERNKYFNIVISGGGPTGVEIAGMLAEMVHKIGAKDYPEITDRNVNIYLIDAAPTLLGPMTSKSQQEAADVLTKLGVIIKLNTPVKDYVNGKVMLGSGETIATSALIWTSGVIACEIPGLPASAIGRGRRILVNEFNQLTAPGENMPDNIYAIGDISYQTTDKNFPNGHPQLAQVAIQQGNLLGANLKRMNKSEALKPFSYNDKGSMAIISKYKAVVDLPKGHFKGFFAWLVWLFIHLIPIAGFRNKFTLTFNWFWAFVTNDPTLRLIIGSGKREEENSRD from the coding sequence ATGGAAACAAAAACGGAACGAGTAGTTATCGTTGGTGGCGGTTTTGCTGGAGTAAATCTGCTAAAAAAGCTGGCGAATGATCCTCAATTTGAAATTATACTTGTCGACAAAAATAATTACCATTTTTTCCCTCCACTAATCTATCAGGTATCTACTGCCTTTATAGAAAACTCAAATATCAGCTACCCTTTTCGACGGATGTTCCAGAACATGAATAACGTTCGTTTCCATATGGGATCGTTGTTAAATGTGAACCATGAAGAAAACACCATTGAAACAAGTTCGGGAACACTGAGCTATGATTACTTGGTTTTAGCATTAGGAACAGAGACTAATTACTTCGGTATGGAGAACGTAAAGCAACATGCTTTACCAATGAAGACAATTAGAGATGCCCTAAAGCTTCGCGACCATCTGCTTTTGATGATGGAGAAGGCTGTCCGTGCGAAAAACAAATTTGAAAGGAACAAATACTTTAATATCGTTATATCCGGCGGAGGGCCAACAGGCGTAGAGATTGCGGGAATGTTAGCGGAGATGGTACATAAAATTGGCGCCAAAGACTATCCGGAAATTACGGATAGAAACGTGAATATTTATCTTATAGACGCAGCTCCCACGTTATTGGGACCAATGACTAGTAAGTCACAACAAGAGGCCGCGGATGTATTAACTAAATTGGGTGTTATTATTAAACTAAATACCCCAGTGAAAGACTATGTGAACGGTAAGGTGATGCTTGGCAGTGGTGAAACCATTGCGACCAGTGCATTGATCTGGACGTCTGGTGTAATTGCCTGTGAGATTCCGGGCTTACCCGCTTCTGCGATTGGTCGTGGAAGAAGAATATTGGTAAACGAGTTCAACCAGCTCACCGCGCCAGGCGAAAATATGCCTGATAACATTTATGCAATTGGCGATATTTCATATCAAACAACAGATAAAAATTTCCCCAATGGGCATCCGCAACTGGCACAGGTAGCTATACAACAGGGAAACCTACTAGGCGCCAATTTAAAAAGAATGAATAAAAGCGAGGCACTTAAACCTTTCTCTTATAATGATAAAGGCAGCATGGCGATTATTTCTAAATACAAAGCTGTTGTGGATCTTCCTAAAGGACATTTTAAAGGTTTCTTTGCTTGGTTAGTTTGGCTATTTATCCACTTAATACCTATTGCGGGCTTTAGAAACAAGTTTACTTTAACGTTCAACTGGTTTTGGGCATTCGTCACCAATGACCCTACGCTTCGCTTGATCATTGGTTCGGGTAAAAGAGAAGAAGAAAACTCAAGAGACTGA
- a CDS encoding SGNH/GDSL hydrolase family protein, translating to MRIKFYVPFILCLSLLVFSSMALKTKRIVFFGDSITQAGVKPEGYITILSDKLKAPDYELIGAGIGGNKVYDLYLRIENDVLAKKPDIVVVYVGINDVWHKKTSHTGTDYNKYIMFYQAIIDRIKENGSDVVLCTPSVIGEKVNGQNELDEDLDKYAGAIRELAEKNNAPLCDLRSIFSDYEKTNNKNNQEKDVLTTDGVHLNKKGNQLVADSLLPFLQ from the coding sequence ATGAGAATAAAGTTTTACGTTCCATTTATCTTATGTCTTTCTCTACTTGTCTTCAGCTCTATGGCGCTGAAAACTAAGCGTATTGTGTTCTTTGGTGACTCTATTACGCAGGCTGGAGTGAAGCCGGAAGGCTATATAACAATCTTGTCTGACAAGCTGAAAGCGCCCGACTATGAACTGATCGGTGCAGGCATAGGGGGCAACAAAGTTTACGACTTATATCTACGTATAGAGAATGATGTTCTTGCTAAGAAACCGGATATTGTTGTAGTTTATGTCGGTATCAATGATGTTTGGCATAAAAAAACAAGCCATACAGGAACGGATTACAATAAGTATATCATGTTTTACCAGGCTATTATTGATAGGATCAAAGAAAATGGAAGTGATGTTGTATTATGCACGCCTTCTGTTATCGGCGAAAAGGTAAACGGCCAAAATGAACTTGACGAGGACTTAGATAAGTACGCGGGCGCCATCAGGGAGCTGGCAGAGAAAAACAATGCGCCACTTTGCGATCTTCGCTCAATATTCAGTGATTACGAAAAAACAAATAATAAAAATAACCAGGAAAAGGATGTGCTTACAACCGACGGGGTGCATTTAAATAAAAAAGGCAATCAACTGGTAGCTGATAGTTTGCTTCCTTTTCTTCAATAA
- a CDS encoding SGNH/GDSL hydrolase family protein: MKNIVIVLMTMISVPSMAQTTIDLYQEIPNSKINQVDEKSVTGSDGITRVSGVTVPKMTAYLPDKAKRNGQAVIIFPGGGYSILAVSHEGHLVAERLNEEGVAAFVVQYRLPSDLTMEDKSIGPLQDAQRAIQLVRERAGEWGLAEDQIGIMGFSAGGHLASTLGTHYEKALIPNPKNISLRPDFMVLGYPVISLDPNITHKGSRDRLVGENPTSDQVTEYSNEEQVDKNTPPTFIFHAEDDGAVPIENSVRFVDALKENDVPVEFLIYEKGGHGFGMNNSTSDRKWMDEFLVWLGQRTEITWKNPLDESVPVVNGQLPGIPDSFDRLPANMKDDVRKPVWSLSKDNAGEYIEFTTEATEVVVRYQVTKRLEMPHMPATGVSGVDLYAKNGAGQWEWAPGRHRFQDTITYTFSTLKNTGDQIFRLYLPLYNQVSWMEIGVRTTDGVSFVTRDKQKPIIVYGTSIAQGACASRPGLAWTSILGRKLGMPIVNLGFSGNGRMEEPIIEVIGDVAAPLYVFDCLPNLSSDNYSEEDIRQKVTAAVTSIRTKHPGTPILFVENSSGGTDLVIDTSRNNQIRRTTAYMEKVFGELLEQKIKNIYLLKTEDIGMGINSTVDGSHPNDIGMMEHAVAYEKIIRKIFSDQ; encoded by the coding sequence TTGAAAAACATAGTTATAGTACTCATGACCATGATCAGTGTGCCGTCAATGGCGCAAACTACAATTGACTTGTATCAGGAAATTCCGAATTCGAAAATCAATCAAGTGGATGAGAAGAGCGTGACGGGATCTGATGGTATTACGCGAGTATCTGGCGTTACGGTACCAAAAATGACAGCTTATCTTCCCGATAAAGCAAAGAGGAATGGTCAGGCAGTTATTATTTTTCCTGGTGGTGGTTATTCTATCTTAGCTGTTTCACATGAGGGGCATTTGGTGGCTGAGAGACTAAACGAGGAAGGGGTTGCTGCCTTTGTTGTGCAGTACCGGTTGCCGAGCGATTTGACGATGGAGGATAAGAGCATAGGCCCTTTGCAAGATGCGCAACGAGCCATTCAGCTAGTTCGTGAACGTGCAGGAGAGTGGGGTCTTGCTGAAGATCAGATTGGTATTATGGGGTTTTCTGCTGGCGGCCATCTGGCATCCACTTTAGGTACTCATTATGAAAAGGCATTGATCCCTAATCCTAAGAATATCAGCTTACGTCCTGATTTCATGGTATTAGGCTATCCGGTAATTAGTCTTGATCCGAATATTACGCATAAGGGGTCAAGAGATCGGCTAGTCGGTGAAAATCCAACAAGTGATCAGGTGACTGAGTATTCAAATGAGGAACAGGTAGATAAAAATACGCCTCCGACATTTATTTTTCATGCTGAGGATGATGGGGCTGTTCCCATCGAGAACAGTGTGCGTTTTGTAGATGCACTCAAAGAGAATGATGTGCCTGTCGAGTTTCTCATTTACGAAAAAGGAGGTCATGGATTTGGGATGAATAATTCGACATCTGACAGGAAGTGGATGGATGAGTTTCTGGTTTGGTTGGGTCAACGAACAGAAATTACGTGGAAAAATCCATTGGATGAAAGTGTGCCGGTGGTTAATGGACAATTGCCCGGTATCCCTGACAGTTTTGATCGGCTGCCCGCTAATATGAAAGACGATGTGCGTAAACCCGTCTGGAGCTTATCTAAAGATAATGCGGGCGAGTATATCGAGTTTACAACGGAAGCTACCGAAGTGGTGGTTCGATATCAAGTTACGAAACGACTAGAAATGCCACATATGCCGGCTACAGGCGTTAGTGGTGTCGATCTTTATGCTAAAAACGGAGCAGGTCAATGGGAGTGGGCGCCCGGCAGGCATCGGTTTCAGGACACGATTACTTACACGTTTTCGACATTGAAAAACACAGGGGACCAAATATTTAGGTTGTACCTGCCTTTATATAATCAGGTCTCCTGGATGGAAATTGGGGTAAGAACAACCGATGGGGTTTCTTTCGTTACACGTGATAAGCAAAAACCAATTATTGTATATGGGACCTCGATAGCCCAGGGTGCGTGTGCTAGTCGACCTGGTTTAGCGTGGACGTCTATATTAGGACGGAAACTCGGTATGCCAATTGTTAATCTTGGCTTTTCAGGTAACGGACGAATGGAGGAACCGATTATTGAAGTAATCGGCGATGTCGCGGCTCCTTTATATGTGTTCGACTGCCTCCCTAACTTAAGCTCAGATAATTATTCCGAAGAGGATATTAGACAAAAGGTAACGGCGGCAGTTACTTCCATACGAACGAAACATCCCGGTACGCCAATTCTCTTTGTGGAAAACAGTAGCGGGGGGACAGATTTGGTAATAGATACCTCAAGAAATAACCAAATCAGACGTACAACTGCTTATATGGAAAAGGTCTTCGGAGAGCTGCTAGAGCAGAAGATAAAGAACATTTACCTCTTAAAAACCGAAGATATTGGAATGGGGATTAATTCAACAGTCGACGGATCTCATCCAAATGACATCGGTATGATGGAGCACGCCGTTGCTTATGAAAAAATCATAAGGAAAATATTTTCAGATCAATAA
- a CDS encoding TonB-dependent receptor domain-containing protein, which translates to MKPFLLPMRNLIKVSTSLLCSLVFLFQSFAVSAQQAPNYTIEGKVTDTLNRSLDYATINLLQASDSSVVKVMFTDENGDYRLSDLKEGNYLVQAELLGFAKNTSQQIILSPTRPYKKIDNIVLHLANNELNAIVITGQRPLIERKSDMLVVNVESSTLAAGNNAMDILERSPGITVDKDDNISLNGKKGIMVMIDGKQTYLSSEQLGSLLRSTDGNTIQSIEIINNPSSKYDAAGGPGIINIKLKKNKMSGTNGSFNAGAGYGNGHKANTSLNVNHKSGKFNVFGTYSYQENDRTDIINIYRIVGGENQFTSFDQGNSMTMLRKNHSLRAGVDYQTSEKNTVSFQASGLLTDAGNENIGGVQIGSFQSPLDSTLIANTLLDEDFRSLSFNLNNTYNIDTLGRKLSVDADYSSFFEDASANYTNTFYNPDGSLLHEPLESRSLMPSKIYIQAYKADYTHPLNENSGLEAGLKYANVKTDNDLKFSERTDGQWINDENRSNHFVYREQVAAGYISYHTTLDKFGFKAGLRSEYTISDGNSLTLSNRVKRDYIDFFPNASVSYNPSDDHQYSISYSKRINRPRYNNLNPFSYFLDQYTSVQGNPYLQPEYTHALAVNYTLLKRFNFSTGYEITKDAVVEIMKQNDVSKSTFITNENIAQQKQWFLNVNAPVRFTKFWNSNTNITGFYLGFESENENSINYGQYAMQLTSNQNFTILPSLTAEATLNYQSGLQYSIYKIADAWSIDAGINKSFNNKKANIKLSVSDVFNTRDQYVTTQHANLNAIIDQKRETRVFRLSLTYNFGNTKIGSSKQYEKSDEEKRIGK; encoded by the coding sequence ATGAAACCTTTTTTACTACCGATGAGAAATCTTATTAAAGTCTCCACAAGCCTACTATGCTCTCTTGTCTTTTTATTTCAAAGCTTCGCTGTTAGCGCACAGCAAGCTCCCAATTATACGATTGAAGGAAAAGTAACAGACACGCTCAACCGCTCACTCGACTACGCAACCATTAACCTTTTACAGGCATCAGACTCTTCTGTAGTAAAAGTAATGTTCACAGATGAAAACGGAGATTACCGCTTGAGCGACTTAAAAGAAGGAAATTATCTCGTACAAGCAGAATTACTTGGTTTTGCAAAAAATACGAGTCAACAAATCATCTTATCCCCGACAAGGCCTTATAAGAAGATTGACAACATCGTCCTTCATCTTGCAAACAATGAATTGAATGCTATTGTCATCACTGGCCAGCGTCCATTGATAGAGCGAAAATCAGATATGCTGGTAGTCAACGTTGAAAGCTCTACACTCGCAGCGGGAAACAATGCGATGGATATTCTTGAGCGCTCACCTGGCATTACAGTAGACAAAGACGACAACATCAGTCTTAATGGAAAGAAAGGGATCATGGTAATGATTGACGGAAAACAGACCTATCTGTCGTCAGAACAGCTCGGAAGTCTATTACGATCTACCGATGGGAACACGATTCAATCCATTGAAATTATTAACAACCCCTCTTCTAAATATGACGCTGCCGGAGGGCCAGGCATTATCAACATTAAACTCAAGAAAAACAAAATGAGCGGAACAAACGGTTCTTTCAATGCCGGAGCTGGTTACGGTAATGGGCACAAAGCAAACACATCGTTAAATGTCAATCATAAAAGTGGAAAATTCAATGTCTTTGGAACCTATTCTTATCAAGAGAATGACAGAACAGATATCATTAATATATATCGAATCGTAGGTGGCGAAAATCAATTTACAAGTTTCGATCAAGGCAACTCGATGACAATGTTACGGAAAAACCATTCTCTACGAGCTGGTGTAGATTATCAAACTTCAGAAAAAAATACAGTGTCATTTCAAGCGAGCGGACTTCTAACTGATGCAGGAAACGAAAATATAGGTGGTGTACAAATCGGTTCTTTTCAATCACCGCTAGACTCTACACTAATCGCCAACACATTGTTAGACGAAGACTTCAGAAGTCTCTCTTTCAACCTTAATAACACCTATAACATCGATACCTTAGGTAGAAAACTCTCCGTAGATGCCGACTATTCAAGCTTTTTTGAAGATGCATCTGCCAACTACACCAATACCTTCTACAATCCGGATGGCAGTCTACTGCATGAGCCACTGGAATCAAGGAGCTTGATGCCATCAAAAATATACATCCAAGCTTACAAGGCTGACTATACCCACCCCCTCAATGAGAATTCCGGACTTGAGGCTGGTTTAAAATATGCAAACGTAAAAACAGACAATGACCTGAAGTTTTCTGAAAGGACAGACGGTCAATGGATAAATGATGAAAACAGGAGCAACCACTTCGTTTACAGAGAACAGGTAGCGGCGGGTTACATAAGCTATCATACAACGCTCGATAAATTTGGCTTCAAGGCTGGTCTCCGTTCCGAATATACCATTTCCGATGGAAATTCGCTTACACTGAGCAATCGAGTAAAACGAGATTATATTGACTTCTTTCCGAACGCATCGGTAAGTTACAATCCCTCTGACGATCACCAATACAGCATCAGCTATTCCAAAAGAATTAACCGTCCACGTTATAATAATTTAAATCCATTCAGTTATTTTCTAGATCAATACACTTCCGTACAGGGCAATCCGTACCTGCAACCTGAGTATACCCACGCCTTAGCTGTTAACTATACATTATTGAAACGCTTCAACTTTTCCACAGGGTATGAAATCACGAAAGATGCGGTTGTCGAGATCATGAAACAGAACGATGTGAGCAAGTCAACTTTCATTACAAACGAAAACATAGCACAACAAAAACAGTGGTTTCTTAATGTGAATGCTCCCGTTCGCTTCACGAAGTTTTGGAATTCAAATACCAATATCACCGGCTTTTACCTAGGGTTTGAATCAGAAAATGAAAACAGTATTAATTATGGTCAGTATGCTATGCAGTTAACGAGCAATCAGAATTTCACGATCCTACCTAGCCTGACAGCCGAAGCTACGCTCAACTACCAATCGGGATTACAATACAGCATCTACAAAATAGCCGATGCTTGGAGTATTGACGCGGGAATCAACAAATCATTCAACAACAAAAAAGCCAATATTAAATTATCGGTGTCCGATGTATTCAACACGCGCGATCAATATGTGACTACTCAACACGCCAATTTAAACGCTATTATCGATCAAAAAAGAGAAACCAGAGTCTTCCGTTTATCACTTACATATAATTTCGGGAATACCAAGATCGGTTCATCAAAGCAATATGAAAAATCTGATGAAGAAAAGAGAATTGGAAAATAA
- a CDS encoding aminotransferase class I/II-fold pyridoxal phosphate-dependent enzyme, translating into MDSFSRLNKAPSRTLEINGKEYLFFGGTSYLGIGGCKKFQQHCIEGVRKYGFSNGTSRSNNVQLGIFERAESEMAVRFAAGGALLSSSGFLAGQLVVRYFANFGEIIYGPNSHPALWLDEKPISYSTFDDWILKTVKYINHSDKTRFLIISDSLNNFHPQLFDFTPFSKISETKEVILLVDDSHGIGVTYDGKGIYNALPSVPHIQKIVVASLAKGIGIDGGVVLAKQGIIDQLKASPMFSAASPPSPAFLYAFIKSEEIYQENRERLKSNMMFFAEHISDKLQYTKGFPVFYAENPELYEQLVKKGVVISSFNYPQASDPLMNRIVINSLHTEADLRYLLSCL; encoded by the coding sequence ATGGATTCTTTCTCTAGACTGAATAAGGCACCTTCCCGAACCCTGGAGATTAATGGCAAAGAATATCTTTTTTTTGGTGGTACTTCTTATTTGGGAATAGGTGGTTGTAAAAAGTTTCAACAGCATTGTATAGAGGGGGTACGAAAATATGGATTCAGTAATGGTACGTCGAGAAGCAACAATGTGCAATTAGGTATTTTTGAACGTGCGGAATCAGAAATGGCAGTGCGCTTTGCGGCAGGCGGCGCATTGCTGTCGTCAAGTGGATTTTTAGCTGGTCAGTTGGTCGTTCGTTACTTTGCTAACTTTGGCGAAATTATTTATGGGCCAAACAGTCATCCTGCTCTCTGGCTAGATGAAAAACCTATTAGTTATTCAACATTTGATGACTGGATTCTTAAAACAGTAAAATATATCAATCATAGTGACAAAACTCGATTTTTAATTATTAGTGATTCGCTTAATAATTTCCATCCTCAGCTTTTTGATTTTACCCCTTTCTCTAAAATAAGCGAAACCAAAGAAGTTATTTTGCTTGTTGATGATTCTCATGGTATAGGAGTTACGTACGATGGCAAGGGCATATATAACGCTTTGCCATCGGTTCCGCATATTCAAAAAATTGTTGTGGCCTCTTTGGCTAAGGGTATTGGGATTGACGGAGGTGTCGTATTAGCAAAACAAGGTATAATAGATCAACTGAAAGCTTCTCCGATGTTTTCGGCTGCATCACCGCCGTCTCCAGCATTCCTATATGCGTTTATTAAATCGGAAGAGATCTATCAAGAGAATAGGGAACGTCTTAAATCTAATATGATGTTTTTTGCTGAACACATCTCGGATAAGCTACAATATACAAAAGGGTTTCCAGTTTTTTACGCTGAAAACCCCGAGTTATATGAACAACTTGTTAAGAAAGGCGTTGTTATTTCCAGTTTTAATTATCCCCAGGCATCAGACCCTTTGATGAACCGCATCGTTATAAACAGTCTTCATACAGAAGCGGATTTACGTTATCTTCTCAGTTGTCTATGA